A window of Benincasa hispida cultivar B227 chromosome 9, ASM972705v1, whole genome shotgun sequence genomic DNA:
ttttcttttaaaaaaagtgatatatgatttaaaaattCACAAGTCATATGGGATAtttatgaaggaaaaaaattggaaaaaaaatgaaagggaaaaataaagagagaaaattctTACAAATGGCGTTTTAGGGAGCCCCAATCATTCCAACCTTGAGGAAGAACAATATTATCCATAAAAGTATATGAAAAAACAACTCTTGAATAATCTCCCCAAGCTCTTCCTAAGTAAATCTGTCCACTTCCTGTTACAATACAATCTTTGAATGAAAACCCACTTTCCATTGATGATTTTAATCCCTTCTGAGCAGTCAATGAAGCCACTTTCTTTGCTATGGACTTCAGATAACATTTCTGCACACAAATCCATTTTCCAATAATCACCCAACAATATATATAATAgcggattttcaaaaatagaaaaataaggaaactaTTTAcgcaaaatagcaaaatttcaattttctttgaTGGAGGTGGATAAAAAACTCTATCGgtattttttttgctatttctataaatagtttgacattttttttattagtaaaattttttcaatataatatataattaaaataaacaaattaattaggccagaactttaattaatttaacctcATAGAAGGACCTTCCATAGCCAAATATGAAGTCCACTGAGCCTTGGATGTAGCAATTGTTGAAGTAATGAAGGCCTTTGTGATCATATAGTGTGTCTTGATCCCCATAAAAGCTGCAATTGTGAAATGCAGCTTTTGTTCCTGATATTCGCAACGCCACTCCTTGTCCTTGAACTGATCCAATCTCGTGTGTTGCCGTATTCTGCAAACTCACGATCATCGAAAAAGCTATTTTATatcagttttttttattattattaaaataataaaaaaaatgtctcaTACTAATAAAGATGTTTTTTTAATGTCTTAATTTTGCTTTGGATTGGAATTGTGGGagaatcttatttatttatttaatttaggaTTTATGGTTCAGGGAAGTGTGAATTTAGTATATCAAAGGGTTTCTTTTTGGAAGGATTAAAAAAGAATCTTTTACCTCAAACTTTATATTGATAGCTACAAAATAATTGGCATCTACagccacagttgcactcttcaaaGTCCCCAATGGCTTTCCATCTTCTCCGGTCACCGACGCCGTGGCATTTCCCGTGATGGTCGGTGGGTCATCATTGACGTTTCCAAGAAATGTCACGAATGGTAGGCTTTTAGGGATGGTGATTTTTTCACTGGACTCAATCCACATTATTTTACTTCATTAGTACACGGATAGGATATTTGTAAATGAGCAATACTTGAGTGCACTCTAAGATATACCAATCTTTGTGcggactttaaaaaaaaaaaaaaaaaaattcaatcggATAAGATGCACAAAGATAGATGTAGTCTAAGATGTACGTAAGTATTTTTCATAATTGGTAATTAACATTTTAATAACAAAGATGATATATATGAATTTTGCTAATTTTACACAAAGATGCAAAAATATTACCTGTAAACTCCTGGATTGATGACCAAAATGACTCTTTTACTATTAGGTTTGGGAATGCTACCAAGAGCTTCTCCAACTGTTCTAAAGTCACCCGTCCCGT
This region includes:
- the LOC120085358 gene encoding probable pectinesterase 53; this encodes MNDIKIILLLLLFVCNLFLPSYSLNAEEGREDYKNWLSWNLQNYKNKAGSVARSAAKLGRSYKGGGVLDYKLKKAEMNKVRITVSQDGTGDFRTVGEALGSIPKPNSKRVILVINPGVYSEKITIPKSLPFVTFLGNVNDDPPTITGNATASVTGEDGKPLGTLKSATVAVDANYFVAINIKFENTATHEIGSVQGQGVALRISGTKAAFHNCSFYGDQDTLYDHKGLHYFNNCYIQGSVDFIFGYGRSFYEKCYLKSIAKKVASLTAQKGLKSSMESGFSFKDCIVTGSGQIYLGRAWGDYSRVVFSYTFMDNIVLPQGWNDWGSLKRHLTVYYGEYKCSGPGANLTRRVQWAHNLTDEEAQPFIGTHYVEADSWLLTPYSYSLN